A single window of Elusimicrobiota bacterium DNA harbors:
- the oprO gene encoding Porin O yields the protein MKYRYGSVLKLCACSAWLVVAMSGAIYAAQINTSGKLEILADDRSFSARITGRLFIDANFYHTDSEERRLTSGAFIRSARIGVTGNFREYEYEVEFDNATDQANLRNANIKRDIGPGKLSIGQFKISEGFDAVNSAIDLVFIERPYLADIVPGYKIGLGYKGTSKKMGYSTDVYNMREASDGESRPINAGVGAVARAYAAPINQKLLALHLGGSFAVEYTDSIGTLIRVSPIGRAEEYRNTEDFRFVLVDRQDERVTVNRFNLETAAVNGPLSVQAEYMNGRATSPTRSDDDFSTWYGHVSYILTGEARKYVFRRGRIHRPVPSRSAGAVEIAARYQQASRHQVANAKLTATEFGVTYYANQNVRFMLNYGVAHNKLIDDSPRLVSMRAQFDF from the coding sequence ATGAAGTATCGATACGGCTCCGTTTTAAAGTTGTGCGCCTGTTCCGCATGGTTGGTGGTCGCCATGTCAGGGGCTATTTACGCCGCGCAGATCAACACCTCAGGGAAATTGGAGATTCTCGCGGACGACCGCAGTTTTTCAGCCCGTATCACGGGCCGGCTTTTTATCGATGCCAATTTTTATCACACGGACTCGGAGGAACGGCGGTTGACCAGCGGGGCCTTTATTCGCAGCGCGAGGATTGGCGTAACTGGGAATTTTCGGGAATATGAATATGAAGTGGAATTCGACAATGCGACGGATCAGGCGAATTTGAGGAATGCCAATATCAAACGCGATATCGGCCCCGGTAAATTGTCGATTGGTCAATTCAAAATTTCTGAAGGTTTTGATGCCGTCAACAGCGCGATTGATTTGGTATTCATCGAACGTCCCTACTTGGCCGATATCGTTCCAGGCTATAAAATTGGCCTTGGCTATAAGGGCACTTCAAAAAAGATGGGCTATTCCACCGATGTCTACAATATGCGGGAAGCATCTGACGGCGAATCGCGTCCCATCAATGCGGGCGTTGGGGCAGTGGCAAGAGCCTACGCGGCGCCCATCAACCAGAAATTGCTGGCTCTCCATCTTGGAGGAAGTTTTGCCGTTGAATATACCGATAGCATCGGAACGCTGATTCGAGTAAGCCCCATAGGCCGAGCGGAAGAATATCGCAACACCGAAGACTTTCGGTTTGTACTCGTGGACCGTCAAGACGAACGAGTGACTGTTAATCGATTCAACCTTGAGACCGCTGCCGTCAATGGGCCTCTCTCTGTGCAGGCGGAATATATGAACGGGCGCGCCACCTCCCCCACCCGTTCGGACGACGACTTTTCAACCTGGTATGGACACGTCAGTTATATCCTCACAGGAGAAGCGCGTAAGTATGTGTTTCGGCGAGGACGGATCCATCGTCCCGTTCCGAGCCGTTCTGCCGGCGCGGTGGAGATTGCGGCGCGTTATCAACAAGCCAGTCGTCACCAAGTGGCCAATGCCAAATTAACCGCCACAGAATTTGGCGTGACCTACTATGCCAACCAGAATGTGCGTTTCATGCTGAATTATGGAGTGGCCCACAACAAATTGATTGACGACAGTCCAAGATTGGTATCGATGCGCGCGCAGTTTGATTTTTAA